In the Sphingobacterium sp. PCS056 genome, CTTTCTTCTATTTATTGATTTTTTTGCCTCTAGATATTCAGCTCTAAAAAGGGTAAAACTATCTAGTTCCTTTCGCAAACTGAGCATTTCTTCGACAAATTCCTCAATAGTCATATCTTTGATCTTTTCATAAAATTCGGGATCACTATGCCTAATTGGGTTTTTGAAATTTCTTTCAAAAACGTAGTCGAGAGCCACAAAACCATTATTTTTCTCTTTATAATCATAAATCTCATCTAATGTCATTGACCAAGAAAGAGAGTATGGTTCGGACTCGGAATGGAAACGTAATGCAGGAAGATAACCACCAGTCGAAAAAAGATGTATAGAAAAGTTTTTAGAATCTTCATTCAGAACATAGCTTACTTTATCATCGTCATAGAAATACTGGCCATTTAACCGTGATAAAGTTTTGACAGCATCCACAGCAGTTAGGGAAGCTCCTTTAATAGCAACGGGAAAATTTGTTCTTTGATCAAATTTTGAAGGCGGATAAGGAGAATCATACCATCCTTTTTTCTTTCCTTCAAATGTTAATGGCCAGTAATGCCCTGTACATATAACCACAACTTCAGCATCATATACTTGATCATTTGTGATAGTGATCTTATAATTTTCTTTTTTACGATCATAGAGCAGGTCGGTCACAGCTGTATCAGTCAAAACATGCACCTTTATCTTAAGCTTTAGGGCTAGCTTAATATATTCGTGAAATTGATTTTCGAGATAATTTCCCAAAAGAAGTCTTGGTAAAACTTGATAAGGATTTAATTTGCCGTTTATATAATAATCTGGAAAATCATCAGTTGGATTTCGCGATAAATAATCAGCAACATCGTATATTAATTCTGGAATTTCATTAGCAGAAACATTCGCGAGATGTTCATTGCACGATCCATATTTCCCATAAGGCATACCAACTCCCAATCGCTCATTTTTTTCAAAAATATAGATATTTTCAACTTGAAGATTTTGATTCACAATCTCCTTTAACATAAATAAAGCTGCGGGTCCCCCTCCGATTAGTGCAATCGATCCTAATTTCTCATTTTCCATAAAAATTGCTAGATTATTGATTCAAGACCCTATTCAAAATTCATACCTTTTTTACTATTTCTTTAATTTTTAAAGACAAAATTTTCAGAGAATATGATTATACTACTTGTTGGATCTGTTTTTTGGCATCTTTACTCGATTCACTTTTTAAATTCGATTGTTTTTCAATAAAGCGTTCTTAACTATCATAATTGCTTTCACTTTGTCTAAATATAGTACTATAACACCAAACAAATTTAGTTAATTATGAAAAAGAAGATCATCTAATACTTTTAAGCTTACTTTCTAATCTTTTTGATAAAAAAATTAGATGATTTTTCTTAAGGTCTGTATTAAATTCATTATTAACAAATGAATCATTAATCGTTCCGTCGCTTTTTCTATAATTTCGTTCCATTACCTGCTCTCCCGCTAAAGCCAACTGTTCAAATGTGCTAGGTTTAAAATTTCCGTTTACTTTTGTTCTAGGAATGATCATATTAGGCATAGACTCCAAATAAATATTCCATACTCCCTCCTCTTTAGCAGTATATAAAACTTGAATATAATCTAACTCGGCCAATGGACTTAAATCGCGATTGAGCAATAACAGATAACCTTTGTCACAGCTGCTATTTAAAAAAATTCGATCGTCGATTTGCCAGTCGCTAGTGTGCAGAAACTGAACGCCTTCAATACCGTCGTTAAGCCATGAAGTTATCGTCCGGTTTGCTGTTAATTTTATTTCCGTCTGTACCTGAGTATTATTTCTAGTTGTTTCACCTAAATTTCTGTTATTATGGTCGGATTGACATGCCACACTAAAAAGAAACATAACTATACTATTCAAAATAATATTTCTAATCATATTTACTTTATATAAATACTCATTTGTTAATTCGAGATCTTACTTTGGATATATCACTACTTTCATGCCGAAATTCGAATCCACTGATTTATAAAAATTTATGGACAGAACCCTACATCTTACAAATTTATTTTCAATGGGCAATACGCCTATTACTGACCTGAATTACGAGTAAAATATGATCATAAGCCCATAATTTACTGGGAGATCTCCCTCTATTAAAGATGATGTTCGCGATAGATGATAAAGTATTAAATATTTTTCACCGTTTAACTTCGTGAGTGTCAAATAGACTATTACTGTAGACATCCGCGATCACTAGATGAGACTCCTTAAACATCAGTTATATAATAAGCACAAAATCCCTAAAGTTCACTTATAGGGGTTTTAGAACTTCTGTAAAGAGAAATGCCAATTTTTTCTGAAAGGATATCGACTAATACTGAATCTAAACTAACAAACTCCTGTTTGGTTTGTAATTATAGAAACAGTTTTGTGAAAATCAAAAAACTGTGATAGCGTTAACTACATCATCCCTATGGAATTAAAACAAAACATCAGTAAGACGGAGCGTTTGATCACGATCCTATCATCTTCATATCTACTATATAAAAGCCTATCTGGCAAACAAAAGAATCCAGCTCTGGCTGCATCAAGCGCTTTGCTTTTATTAAGAGGTGCTGCGGGTTATTGCCCAGTATATAATAAATTTGAGATCGATCATACAGATCAACCAACAGATGTAACTGTAGATTCGGTCATCACTGTCAATTACCCTCGTGAAGAAGTTTATGCATTCTGGCGTAAACTTGAAAATCTCCCACGCATAATGAAACATTTGGAACGTGTGAAAGTAATTGATGAAAAACATTCAGAATGGCAGGTTAAAACACCATCTGGAGTAGAGCCTCTGATATGGAAGGCTGCGATCAATGCGGATGTTGCCAATGAGCAAATTTCATGGTCAAGCATGGCTGATTCGTCGGTTCAAAATGCGGGAACTGTTAAATTTAAGGATATGGGAGAATCCGAAACTGAAATATCTTTTAAAATGTCCTATAAAGCTCCTCTGGGAGATATTGGTGCTGGAGTTGCTAAACTTTTAAATCCAGCTATTGAAAAAATGATCCATCAAGATTTTAAGAATTTCAAGGATTATATCGAATCTAATGATCAAAAAACAATTGAATCTGAAACTGCAAAAAAATAACTTCGCTTTAAATAATCGAAGTCAAGTGATTTGCTGACCGAAAAGCGAAAGCATAAAGAAGAAACCATAAAAACACATGACAAAGTGTATTTTGACAACGTCAAGCGCTCGCATTTAATTTTCTTTAAACGCGAGCGCTTGACGATTTTTATGTTTAGAATGATGCACCTCTGAGATCAAATGCTAAAATTAATTGTAGCATTTGATCCCTATCCATGAGGGTCCATTACTATTTAATTAAGATCATTTCAATGTAGTATTGATCCACACATGATACGGGAATTTGATCAATTCTGACGGCGCTATATAATTTAAAATCAAACCTTTCTGATTACTTAAATATGTTTCTATATGTGCATCATCAGGGATAGAAACTGCTTCAAAAATAGCATCTTTATCAGTGGTATTGATATCGGCCTTGAGAACTTTTACTTTATTATCAATCAGCCAAAGTGCCAATTGCTCTCTTCCCATTTGTTTTAAATAACAAACCTCAGCATCGAAATTGTGTAGTTCATCTATAGCGCAATCTGGAAATACTGCTTTTAAGTAAAATTCATAAAGAGATTTATCGCCAGTACGAAGTGCATAGTTCTTGATAATGAGTCGATGTGGGTTGGTATCAAAATTAAAGTTGCCAGGATTTTCTAAAAATCCATAATACTCATTATAAAGGGTAATTCTCTTCTCCATATTGTTTTGCTGTACATCCATAATATCTTTTTTACTATATAAAACAAAGATCTCTCAAAGATGTTCACAAATAATTAACTAAAATGAAATAAGTAGAATCTATTCTAACCTGAATAAAGAAATTAATACGTGCAACTAGATATCCAAATAAAATCGACAGGACAGACGCTCACCTTAAATCTACAGACGCTCACCTTAAATGTAACGTAAAAGAAAGGATACATTC is a window encoding:
- a CDS encoding SRPBCC family protein, with the translated sequence MELKQNISKTERLITILSSSYLLYKSLSGKQKNPALAASSALLLLRGAAGYCPVYNKFEIDHTDQPTDVTVDSVITVNYPREEVYAFWRKLENLPRIMKHLERVKVIDEKHSEWQVKTPSGVEPLIWKAAINADVANEQISWSSMADSSVQNAGTVKFKDMGESETEISFKMSYKAPLGDIGAGVAKLLNPAIEKMIHQDFKNFKDYIESNDQKTIESETAKK
- a CDS encoding FAD/NAD(P)-binding protein — encoded protein: MENEKLGSIALIGGGPAALFMLKEIVNQNLQVENIYIFEKNERLGVGMPYGKYGSCNEHLANVSANEIPELIYDVADYLSRNPTDDFPDYYINGKLNPYQVLPRLLLGNYLENQFHEYIKLALKLKIKVHVLTDTAVTDLLYDRKKENYKITITNDQVYDAEVVVICTGHYWPLTFEGKKKGWYDSPYPPSKFDQRTNFPVAIKGASLTAVDAVKTLSRLNGQYFYDDDKVSYVLNEDSKNFSIHLFSTGGYLPALRFHSESEPYSLSWSMTLDEIYDYKEKNNGFVALDYVFERNFKNPIRHSDPEFYEKIKDMTIEEFVEEMLSLRKELDSFTLFRAEYLEAKKSINRRKSISWKERLAAFSYAMNYPAKHFSAEDMLRLRKVLMPLISVIIASLPQESYKEIIALYEAGVIEHIQVDRDSHVDPHADTGAIYRYVDIQDKKHEHHYQLYVDGTGQQPLEFNDLPFEGLKDQGLISTGYLNFKDPNEGEKYVSEKSLHVKSDSNNGYYMQVKGLSINDYFQALDAFGNATKNLFIMAVPFIGGLNPDYSGLDFCDTASRRIVKFINQ